In the genome of Xanthomonas hortorum pv. pelargonii, the window GCTCTCGGCTGCCTGCGCGACCTCGGCGCATTGCATTGGCGCGGCTGCGGATCTGATCCGGCATGGCGCGCAAGACGTAATGTTTGCCGGCGGCGGCGAAGAATTGCACTGGACCATGAGCGTGATGTTCGATGCGATGGGCGCGCTGTCGACCGGCTTCAACGATCGTCCTGCGGTCGCCTCGCGCCCGTACGATGCGCAGCGCGACGGCTTTGTCATCAGCAGCGGCGGCGGCATGCTGGTGCTGGAAGACTACGATCACGCCATCGCCCGTGGCGCACGCATCCATGCCGAATTGCTCGGCTATGGCGTGACCTCCGACGGCGCCGATATGGTGGCGCCCAGCGGCGAAGGCGCGGTGCGCTGCATGCACATGGCGATGCAAGGCCTCAGCCAGCCGATCGATTACCTCAACACCCACGGCACCTCAACACCGCTGGGCGATGTCACCGAACTGGGCGCGGTGCGCGAGGTGTTCGGCGACAACGTACCGCCGTTGTCCTCGACCAAGGCGCTGTCCGGTCATTCGTTGGGCGCGGCCAGCGTGCACGAGGCGATCTACAGCCTGCTGATGCTGCGCGACGGTTTCATGGCCGGCTCGGCGCATATCGACGAGCTCGACCCGCGCGCCGAAGGCTTCCCGATCCTGCGCGAAACGCGTGAGGCAACGTTGAACACGGTGATGTCCAACAGCTTCGGCTTCGGCGGCACCAATGGCGCATTGGTGTTTGGCCGGGTGTGACGATTGATGGCGTGGCGGAAGCCGAACAGGATCGCGTGACCTGTTCGGCATCTCAACGGCACGCATCGGCAAGCAGTCGGCGGCATGCCAGGCCGGTACTTGCGCCAGTAGGCACGCTCGCTCTGCTCGGTCCAGGCACGGCCGCGGTAATGCGCATCCCACTACGTATCGAGCGAGATCGCCGCGTCTTTGCTAGCCTGCAATTGCACTATGCCAACATCGCGACGGTCGCGCTCGGGTTGGCCCATGGTGCATGGCGAAGATGGAGGTAGCGAAGATGGCTGACACGCGCTCTCCGGTGAGATCGGAATTCGCGGCGCTTGCGCATGCCGACTGGGATAGCTTGTTTCATGGCCCATCGGTGGTTTACCTGCTGGCGCATGCGCGGCGGGAGGCGTTTTACATCGACGTGGCAAGTGGTCTGGGCGCAATCAGCGACACGCGCCGGCGCATCATCGCGCAGCAGGAAGCCAGCTTGCCCAGGGAGCGCGTGATGCCGCTGCTGCTGGTGTGGTTCGAGGCCTGCACCGATCTGGCAGCTGCCCAGGCCCGCGCCAAGCAACTTCGCGCCTGGCCGCATGCCTGGCGGCGGCAGTTGGTGGAGACGCTCAACCCTGCCTGGATCGACCTGGATGCCTATGCCCTGGGATTTCCTGGCGCACTGGCGCAGGTGGGCGAACGCCATGCCCAGTGCCGCGACTTGCAGAATCCTGAAGATGTAGAGGGCACCTGAGCGAGCGGGTGCCTGGTCCTGCAGCACGATGGGACGCGCTCGAACTCAAGGACACACGATGTCCGATGCACTGCGTCCGCTAGACCTTTGCGCACGCCAATGCACCGCATCCGGATGCGGTGCGCCGCGCAGCTGACAACGTGTTGGCGAAACAACGTAAACGCCTGCGATCAGCCCGCCATGCCGTTATGCCGCAACAGCGCATCGATGCTCGGCGCACGCCCACGGAAGGCACGGAAGTTATCGGCCGCACTACGGCTGCCTCCACGCGACAACACTTCATGGCGGAAGCGCGCGCCGGTATCGGCAACCTGCTCGGGTGCTTCTTCGAAGGCGGCGTAGGCGTCAGCGCTGAGCACTTCGGCCCACTTGTAGCTGTAGTAGCCAGCCGCGTAGCCACCGGCAAAGATGTGGCTGAACTGATGCGGGAAACGATTCCACGCCGGCGGGCGATTGACCGCCACTTCGTCGCGCACGCGCTCGATCAGTTGCAGCACACTGTCCTGCAGCGGGTCGAAGCTGCTGTGCAGCTGCATGTCGAACAGCGCAAATTCCAGCTGGCGCACGGTGAACATGCCGCTCTGGAAATTGCGTGCGGCTAGCAGCCGCTCGAACAGATTGCGCGGCAACGGCTCGCCGGTGCGCACATGCGCGGTCATCGCCTGCACGCGCTCCCATTCCCAGCAGAAGTTCTCCATGAACTGGCTCGGCAGTTCCACCGCATCCCACTCCACGCCGTTGATGCCGGCCACACCCAGCTCGCCGATGCGCGTGAGCAACTGATGCAGGCCGTGGCCCATTTCATGGAACAGCGTGGTGACTTCGCCATGCCGGAACGTGGCCGGCGTATCGCCACTGCCGCGGCCGAAGTTGCACACCAGATACACCAGCGGGGTCTGCACGCCGTTGGCGGTGTCGCGGCGATTGCGGCAATCGTCCATCCACGCACCGCCGCGCTTGCCTTCGCGTGCGTACAGATCCAGATAGAACTGCCCAACCAGCTCGCCCTGCGCATCTTCCAACCGATAGAAACGCACATCCTCATGCCAGACCGGCGCGCTATCGGGCTTGACGGTGAGCCCGTACAGGCTGTGGATGACATCGAACAGGCCGGCCAGCACCTTGGGCTCGGTGAAATACTGCTTCACTTCCTGCTCGGAGAAGCTGTAACGCGCCTGCTTGAGTTTTTCGCTGGCGTAGGCCAGGTCCCAGGCCTGCAATTCGTCCAGGCCAAGTTCGTCGCGCGCAAAGGCTTCGAGTTCGGCACGATCGCGCTGCGCATACGGTTTGGCGCGCACCGCCAGATCGCGCAGGAAGCCCATCACTTCATCAGGGCTTTGCGCCATCTTGGTGGCGACCGAATACTCCGCGTAGCTGGCAAACCCGAGCAGCTGCGCCAGCTCGGCGCGCAAGGCGAGAATGCGATCGATATTGGCGCTGTTGTCCAGCGCAGCATCGCCGAATTCGGAGGCGCGCTCGGCATTGGCGCGATACAGCCGCGCGCGCAGTTCGCGATGGTCCGCATCGGTTTGCACCGGCAGATAGCAGGGCATCTGCAAGGTGAGTTTCCAGCCTGGCACGCCGTCTTTTTCGGCAGCAGCGCGCGCGGCGGCGACCACTTCGACCGGCAGGCCGGACAGCTCGCTTTCGTCTTCGCTCACGTACGACCATGCATCGGTGGCATCGAGCACGTTCTGCGAAAACTTGGCGGCCAGCGCGGACAACTCTTCCTGCACTTGCGCAAAGCGCGCCTTGGACGCGTCATCCAGCTCGGCACCGCCGAGGCGGAAATCGCGCAGCGCGTTTTCCAGCACCTTGCGACGTGCCGCGTCGTAGTGCGCCGCTTCCGGTGATTCCGCGAGCGCCTTGTATTGCGCGTACAACGCCAGGTTCTGCGCCAGCGCGCTGCCGAAGCGGCTTAACTTGGGCAGATTGCTGTTGTAGGCCTCGCGCAGTTCCGGCGTGTTGACCACCGCCTGCAGATGGCCCACCTGCCCCCACGCGCGCCACAACCGCTCGGTGGCATCGTCCAGGGGCACCACGAAGCTGTCCCAGCTGACCGGGCTGACCTGTTCGGCCGTTTTCACCACAGCCTCGGCATCGGCCAGCAGGCGATCGATTGCCGGACCCACGTGTTCGGGGCGGATCGCATCGAAGGACGGCAGTCCGGACAGGTCGAGCAGCGGGTTGGTCATGGAGCGCTCCGGCGGTGGACTGGATGACGGGTGACTGGATCAAGAATCAACACGTGTGGCTAGCAAAACTTCGCGATGCGCAGCAGTTCTGATAACGGCTCAGAAGGATATGGCGGTCATTCCAGCGCCGCACAAGGCAGCGTGGGCAAGTCGCCGCCGCTGACTGCGATGGCAATGGCCGCATCGCTGTCGGTAACGTCGATGTCGCGCGCCACGTACCAGGCCGGGTCGTAATAGCTGTGCGCATAACGCTCGCCGGCATCGCACAGGATGGTGACGATGGAGCCGCTACGGCCGGCCTCGCGCATGCGCTGGGCCGCCTGCAGCACACCGACGAAATTGGTGCCGGTGGAGCCGCCGACGCGGCGGCCGAGCGTGGCGCTGACGTGGCGCATCGCCGCCAGGCTCAAGGCGTCGGGCACCTTGATCATCATGTCCACGCAGCTGGCGATGAAGCTGGACTCCACCCGCGGGCGGCCGATGCCCTCGATGCGCGAGCCGCCGGTGATGGCCAGCTCCTTGGGGCACTGCCCGTCCACCGCGCGGCAATAGCCGTCGAAGAACACCGACACCTCCGGGTCCACGCACAGGATGCGGGTGGCGTGGCGCCGGTAGCGCACGTAACGGCCAAGCGTGGCGCTGGTGCCGCCGGTGCCGGGGCTGCACACGATCCACTCGGGAATCGGGTGCGGTTCGTCGGCCAGTTGCTTGAAGATCGATTCGGCGATGTTGTTGTTGGCGCGCCAGTCGGTGGCGCGCTCGGCGTAGGTGAACTGGTCCATGAAGTGCCCGCCGGTCTCGCGCGCGAGCTGGTGCGAGGCGCTGTCCAGATCGCAGGCACGCTCGACCAGATGGCAGCGGCCGCCATGAAATTGAATCGCGGCGATCTTTTCCGGCGAGGTCGAGGCCGGCATCACCGCGATGAAGGGCACACCCAGCAAGCGTGCGAAATACGCTTCGGAAATCGCAGTCGAGCCACTGGAGGCCTCGATCACCGGCCGCCCCGCACGCAGCCAGCCGTTGGTCAGCGCGTACAGAAACAGCGAGCGCGCCAGCCGATGCTTGAGGCTGCCGGTGGGGTGGCTGGACTCGTCCTTGAAATACAGGTCGATGCCCGGATAGCCCGGCAGGTCCATCGGAATCAGGTGGGTGTCTGCCGAACGGTTGAAATCGGCTTCGATCTTCTGGATGGCGGCGGCCACCCACTGGCGCTGCGACATGGCAGGACTGTGCGGCGAAGGAAGCCCCAATTCTACCGCTGCCAGGCACGCGGCCACGGCCGGCGGGTCATCGGGCGGACAGCTGGGAGCCGATGCTATGCTGATCGCACCTGTTCGCCTGCCCTGACCGCCTGTGCTGCGTTGCCTGCTCCGCCTGCTGCTGTGCCTGTGCCTGGTTGCCAATACGGCCACCGGCGCGTGGGCATCGGTGGGCATGGCGATGCCGGCGATGGCCTCGGGTGCGATGGCGCAGGCTGCGTCAGCTGCGCAGGCTTCCATGCCGGCCGCAATGCCGTGCCATGCCGACATGCAGCCGACTGCCGCCGTGCCTACCCACGACAACGACAAGCATGCGCACGCAGCCGATTGCTGCAAGCTGGGTAGCTGCGACTGCCTGCAGCACTGCAGCCTCGCCCTGCTGACCCTGCCTGCGGTGCCCGCAGGTCTGCTCGGTCACTCGGCGTTGCCGGCCAACCTGGCCGAAGGACGCAGCAGCCCGTTGCCCGAGCAACCGGTTCGACCTCCCATCGCCTGAGCGCTGACGGCTTGCGCCGTCATCGGGCCCGCGTGCTTGCTGCGCGGGGTTTCTAAGCGATGCGATGCGTCCGCCTTCATCGGTGGGCCGCAGCGGAGATGTCATGTCTTTCGATCCCAATTCTTTCGATCCACCCTCCAACGGCGGCCTGAGCCGACGCCGCTTCGTGCAGGGCATCACCCTGGGCGGTGTTGCCGCCACCACCGGCCTGTGGCGCAGCGATGCGCGTGCGTCCAACCCGGTGAACACGCCGGTCCTGCGCGGCAGCAGCCAATCACTGCAGATCGGCCGCATGCCGGTCAACCTCACCGGGCGCGCGCGCACCGCCATCACCGTCAACCAGAGCCTGCCCGCGCCCACGCTGCGCTGGCGCGAGGGCGACATGGTGAGCGTGCGCGTACGCAACGCGCTAGCCGACCAACCCACTTCGGTGCATTGGCACGGCCTGTTGCTGCCGGCCAATATGGATGGCGTGCCGGGCATGAGCTTTGACAGCATCGCGCCGGGCCAGGAGTATCACTACCGCTTTGCGCTGCGCCAGTCCGGCACTTACTGGTACCACAGCCATTCGATGTTTCAGGAGCAGGCCGGCTTGTACGGCGCCATCGTCATCGACCCGCTGACACCGCCGCCGTATCGGCATGATCGCGAACATGTGGTGCTGCTCTCGGACTGGACAGATCTGGAGCCGGCCGCGCTGTTCCGCCGGCTCAAGCAGATGCCCAGCCACGACAATTACGCACAGCGCACCGTGGGCGATTTCCTGCGCGATGCGCGCGAAGACGGCATGCGCGCAACGCTGGCCGATCGCGGCATGTGGGGACGCATGCGCATGACCCCGACCGACCTGTCCGATGTCAACGCCAATACCTACACCTACCTGCTCAACGGCGTCGCCCCGGCCGGCAACTGGACCGGGGTGTTCAAGCCCGGCGAGAAGGTACTGCTGCGTTTCATCAACGGCTCGTCGATGACCTATTTCGACATCCGCATCCCCGGCCTGCGCATGACCGTGGTGGCCGCCGATGGCCAATACGTGCACCCGGTGAGCGTGGACGAGCTGCGCATTGCTGCTGCAGAAACCTTCGACGTGATCGTCGAACCCATCGGGCAGGACGCATTTACGTTGTTCGCGCAGGACATGGGTCGCACCGGATTTGCCTGCGGCACGCTGGCGGTGCGGCATGGCTTGCAGGCGCCGATTCCTGCATTGGATCCGCGCGCGATCCTGACCATGCAGGATATGGGCAATGGCGATGGCATGGCGCATGCAGATCACGCCATGCACGGCGGTGATGCGATGCAGGGCGATCCACACGCAGCGCACGCGATGGCAATGCCGATGGCGGCAACACACATGCACGGGCATGCGAACCAGACTGCGCAGAACAAAGCACCGCACCACCCCGCCAGCGAAGACGGTAATCCGCTGATCGACATGCGCAGCAATGCCACTGCGCCACGCCTGGACGACCCCGGCGTTGGCCTGCGCGACAACGGCCGCCGCGTGCTGTGCTACGCCGACCTGCACAGCGTGTTCGACGATCCGGATGGACGCGAGCCCGGGCGCGAGATCGAGCTGCATCTGACCGGGCATATGGAAAAATTCGCCTGGTCCTTCGACGGCATCGCCTTTGCTTCGGCAGAGCCCTTGCGGCTGCAGTACGGCGAGCGGCTGCGCATCGTGCTGGTCAACGACACCATGATGCAGCACCCCATCCATCTGCACGGCATGTGGAGCGACCTGGAAGATGCCGACGGCAATTTCCAGCTACGCAAGCACACCATCGACATGCCGCCAGGCACCCGCCGCACATACCGCGTGCGCGCCGATGCGCTGGGCCGCTGGGCCTACCATTGCCATCTGCTCTACCACATGGAAGCGGGCATGATGCGCGAAGTGCGGGTGGAAGCATGAGCGCGCTTCGTACGCAAGACGTGGTGCTGCTCGCACTGCTGCTGAGCGCATCGGCTACCGCACAGGAGCATGTGCCTGAGGCGATGGATTCATCCGCGCATGCCGATGGCACGCATGCACTGCAGTTGGCCGACCACGCAACGGCTGCCCAGCCGCAGACGTCCACCGCGACAGATGTATCGCCGCCATCTGCGCAGGAGACCGCACATGCGATGCAGATGGATCACGCGCATCTGCAGCACACTGGCGCTGCATCGCCATCGCCATCGCCATCGCCATCGCTATCGGCAAACGCTGCCGACAGCACGCCTGCGCAACGCCCGGTGCAAGCCGACGTTTCGGCATCGCCGACATCGATGCATCACGCAGGCATGCAGCACGCCGACGTCAAGCATGCCGCACACCAGGCCTCTACGAAGCCACAACCGGGCCACAGCCAGCAGCCCCAGACGGACATGGACCATGGGGCAATGGACCATGCGTCGATGGACCACGCGTCGATGCAGCACGCCCCGATGCAACATGGACCAGCGCAGCATGGGCCGATGGATCACACCAACATGCAGCACGCACTGCACACCGAAGCGGCGACCCAAACGCCGGCATCGCCTACCACCAGCGCACTGCCGCGCGAGCCTATCCCCAAGCCCACTGCCGAGGAGATCGCTGCGGCATTTGCACCTCTGCAGCACCATGCGATGCACACGGCAGGCATCAATCACTACGTGTTGCTCGATCGACTGGAAGCGTCCAATACCAACCGCGGCAGTGGTCAGGATTGGGAAGCACGCGCCTGGATCGGCGGCGACATCGACAGGCTCTGGCTGCGCAGCGAAGGCGAGCGGCACGACGGGCGCACGCAGGACGCCTCGTTGGAGGCGTTCTACGGTCACGCCATCTCGCCATGGTGGGATGTACTGGTTGGCACACGTCAGGACATCGGCGCGGGCGCACATCGCAGCTGGGCCGCCTTCGGCGTGCAGGGACTGGCACCGTACAAGTTCGAGACCGAAGCCACGCTCTACATCGGCAGCGGCGGCCGTGCCGCACTGCGACTGGAAGGCGAGTACGAGGTGCTGCTGACCAACCGGCTGATCCTGCAACCACGCGTGGAAGTCAGTATCGCCCTGACCGACGATGACCGGCGCAACATTGACAACGGAGTGGAGCAGGCCGAATTTGGCCTACGGCTGCGCTACGAAATCACCCGCCGTTTCGCGCCCTACATCGGCTGGGTACACAGCCGCAGCTTCGGTGACACCGCCAGACGCGCCGCGATCGAAGACGAACCGGCGCGCGACAGCCGCTTCGTTGCCGGCGTGCGCATCTGGTTCTGAGACAGCCGCTGTGCGCATGGGCCCGACCGTTCGGAGTCGGAGTCGGGCCCATGCCACTACCTTGAGCCGTGCAGGTCATGCTCTCTGCCGCGATCAACCAGAAAGCGGCGCAGTCGGATCACCGCCTCCCGCAATACAGACATACCGACAACCATTGCCTCGCTAACATCGGCGCCCAACGCAGTCAGACCTGCTCCCCCCATTCCATCAAGGAGACCGCAATGCCTTTGACCGATCTGCAACACGTTCCCGGCGCCAGCGCCGCGCCCGCCGAGACCGGCGGCTTCGTGTTCAACCACACCATGCTGCGCGTCAAGGATGCCCAGAGTTCGCTGGATTTCTACACCCGTGTGCTCGGCTTCCGCCTGCTGGATGCGCGCGATTTTGCCGATGCGAAGTTCAGCCTGTACTTTCTCGCCTTGTTGCCGCAAGACACCGCAATCCCCGAAGAAGATACCGAACGTCGTCTGTGGATGGCCGGCATCCCGGGCGTACTGGAACTCACACACAACCACGGCACCGAAACCCAGGACGGCCCGGTCTACCACGACGGCAACAGCGAGCCGCGCGGCTTCGGCCACATCTGCATCTCGGTGCCCGACATCCACGCCGCCTGCGCCCGCTTCGACGCCCTCGACGTGCCGTACCAGAAGCGCCTGGAAGATGGCCGCATGAAGCACCTGGCCTTCATCAAGGACCCGGACGGCTATTGGGTAGAGATCATTTCCAATACGCCCCTGGCCTAACGCAGAACAAAAATGCCCGGGAATTCCCGGGCATTTTTTATGCGTGCGAGCTATCGGCAGTTGTTACAAAACGGCCCGTTCGAGCAACGTGCGGCAGCAAAGAACACTACCAGCACCTTTGAACGAACCCGATGCGCTCAGAGGCAGCCGCCATCCAGCGCGGCGCACTGCATCAGTTGGAAGCGGCAACAGCCTCTCTGTCCGGAAACCATTGCGGCAACTGCTCGGCAAATTTTGCGGCACATTCCTCGCTGTACGCCCGAGCAGCCTCTTTCACCAGCGCGTAGTCGTTGGCTTCCCACTGCTCCAGCGAGGCGGTACGCGGTGTCGGTGCACAGTCCAGATTGACCGGGCTTGCCTTGCGCTTCAGAAGGCCGGAACGCTCACCGCCAATCGTCACTGCATAGCGCAGCTCGTAGGGCGACGTGGTATCGGCCAGGCTCTGGTAGACAAGCAGCCAGTCGGACATCAGCACCTGCAGCGGGAACGGATCCACCGGCAGTGCTGCCGGATGCCCGGTGAAGTAGCTCTTCAGACGCGCATTGACCGCATCGCGCTGCAATTGATATCCCGGATTCCCTACGGCCTCCATCTTCTCGCCTTTCAGCTGGCCCTTACCAAAGGACGACACTGCGATGCCGCGCGCGAACAGGCTGGTGGCGATCTGCAATCCCACCACCGCCCCAGTGTGTCCGCGCCGCACCACGCGCAACATTTCGTCGCCATTGGGTAGGCCGTTGGAACCAACACGCATGCTGGCATGCAACGGAAGCTGCAACGCCCAATCCGCCGACGATGCGATGAGGGCATCACCTTGCGTTTGTGAAGCGGGCTGCTCTTCTGTTGCAGCGACCAACACCGTGCCGGCAGCCGCAGCGGCGGCATAGGCCGTCGCTGTCGAAAAATCGCCAGTGGCAAATGCAGGCACCACCGCCACCGCCTCTGCCCCACGCGTGGCCGTGCAGAACGCGCTGGAAGCACGCATCTGTACTTCATGAAATTCGATGCCGTTGATCTGATGTACGACCGCATCCTGGCCGTACTGCGCCACCAGCTTGGCAACGATGGCCTCCTGCTCGACCGGCTGCTGGCCGCAGACCTTGGCCGCGGCGATGCGCGACCAGGCGAACTGCAGCGCAGGATCCCATCCCATCGCGTCTTCGCCCACGAACCCGTGGTCGTAGTGGTAGGCGTAGATGGCCGGGTCGATTTCTTGCAAGGTCATGCCGCCCACCCCCGCATAACCGGGCGGAACATCGCCAGCCATCGCAACGCCGCTCAGTGCCGAGATCGCCACTGCAATCAATGCTTTCATAGAGTCCTTCCACTGGAAATGGCGTCGCATTGCGTGTCCCCCACGCAATGCGACAAGACACTGTCAGACCGCGCGGACAGCGGCCAACAGCACAGTGCTTGGTCCATCAGACAACGATCCGCAGTCGGCTCGAACGCTCACTTGCGAACATAGTGTGGGCGCATCACGCGCACTTGGCAGTCGGGGCGGTCCCCACATCTGTAGGGACCGCCCTGGAAGTGGCGGTTATCTATGCATGCAACAGTCCGCCAGTACTGCGCTGCCACTCGCGCGGCGGGCGCAGTGCGGCAAGCGTGTGGACCAACTCGCGATAGCTGTCGGACAGTTGTGCGAACAGGCTGGCATCGCTGCAACGGGTATCGGCCACATCGGAATAGGCACCGCGCCCTAGGTCGATGAAGTAGTCCACGCTGAGCCGGCGACGCTGCGCCACGCCAGGAAATAGCCCGGCAATCAGCAAACAACCGTCGCCCACATCGCGCAACAGATCGGCACGCAGACTGCCGATCTGTTCCTGCGCGTGCAACCACGCCAATGCCTGCGTGCGCGAAAGCAGATGCGCATCGCGCTGGAAACGCAGCAACACGAACACCAGATAATGCTCGCGCGACTCGTCCAGCGGCCGCGCGATGCGCTGCCCTGCCTCACGTACCAACGCCTGCCACAACTCGGCCGGCGCGCCCTGTTTGAAAGACTCGTGCATACGTCCTCCTACGTGGTGGGACCCTCGCCAAGACAGAAGCATATTCCGGGCCAAACGGTTGGCAGTGCCGGGTGTCGAGCGCTAATGCGACCCGTGCCGACGAGCGCAGATGGCGGCATGGTGCGTGGCCACATGCCAGCGGCATCGAAGCCGCATGTCTATCGCAACGGCCGGGTGGATCCGAGACACCTCACTGTGTCGATGCTCGGCATGTCGACGAAAGCGCGCAACAGCACGACTTGTCCGAAAAAGTGACTTGCCTCGCGCAGCGAGACATTGGCATCAAACGAACGCGACTGTGTGATCCATGTTCGCATTCAAACGCGTGTGCCTCTCTAGGATGGCCGCTGCCCGGCGCGCCCGATGCCGCTGGACATCCAGGTTCTGCGGTCGTGGAGGCGCGATGCACATGCATGACGCCCAGCCCTTGCCGTGCTGCATCGGCGGTCGCAGAACTTCCCAGCGGGATCAATGCGCAGTGGTTTGGCACGCTCCCGCAATTCCCGGAAGCCTTGTGCTTCTGTAACAGGAGTCATCCGACATGGGTGTAAAAACGTCAGTCGTTTCACTATTCCTGGCATCCACGCTGTGGCTGTCCAGTAGCGATGGCCACGCCTCTGCACGGCCTGGCAGCCCGCTGGAGACGCGCACACCTGCAAGCAACAGCAAAACCACCGCGATCGGTCCTGCGTCCGCGGCGTATCCAGGTCCGACAGAGGTGCCAGCCGGCACGGCGATGACGTTCTGGGCATCGCAGCCGGTCGACCGCAACGAGACGGTGGTAGTCAGCGGTGGCAACATCGGCCCCAGCGCCACGGTGCGCCTCACGCGGCTCGACGATGGCGCGGTGGGCAGTCCGTTGGAGGCGACAGACAGCACCAACAACGGCTGGAGCAGCGTGACACCGACGCAGGCCACCGAGCAATCGCTCAAGTTTCAGCTTCCCGATAGTGCGCGCGGCGTCTATGCGTATCAGATCGTCACCGGCAGCGGTGCGGGGGCGACGACGCTGGTGAATGCGCCGGATATCTGGTTCGTGCAGGGCAATGTCGGCGGCGGTGCATCGCCGCGTGGCAGGCTCAATGTGTTCGGCACCGCCTTGGGCAGCATGTCGGCATCGAGCCAGCCGGTGCGGCTTGCGCTGGTCCAGAATGGCGCCGTGCAGCGCATCGTGATCGCCGACGAATCGAACCCCAAAGAAGGCATGTATGCACAGAGCTTCGCCATTCCGGCCGACATGCCCGAAGGCGACTACGAGCTGTATTTGCACAATGGTTCCGGCGGTCCCAGCGCATGGAGCCGCTATCAGAATTTCGGCGTCGGCGCAGATCGCACCGCCCCACGTCGCACCATCACCACCGTCAGCATTGCCTATCCGACCAACTGGCCGAACATCCAGTGCAGGGTGGCCCCGGCGATCGGCAACGGCGCACCGGACGATGCGAGTTTTTCCGCCGCATTCGCCTGCGCGGCCAATGGCGGTGTTGTGTCGATTCCCGCCGGCAGATACACCTTGTCGCAGCAATACGCACAAGGATTCAATCAGACGATTCCCAACCACGTGGTGATCGCCGGCGCGGGCAAAGATGCCACGGTGCTGTCCTTCCCAACCGCCAACAACACCACCTTGTTCAAGGGCAACGGCGTCTATTACACGCCGCCACGCCAACCAAGTGCGGCCAGCCGATCAGCTGGGCCGCCAACCTGTTCGGCGTGCGCGACCTGGCCGTCGAAGCACCGATGATGCGCGAAGGTTTCGGCATCGTGTTCGAG includes:
- the fabB gene encoding beta-ketoacyl-ACP synthase I, whose amino-acid sequence is MRRVVVTGMGITSCLGNDLDTVSTALRESRSGITALPDHADAGLRSRVGGAVALDLDSLIDRKLKRFMGDASAYAYLAMRDAIADAGLDAEQVSALRTGVIAGSGGGSSQWQVETADLLRNRGVRKVGPYMVPRTMCSAVSASLATAFKIRGLSYSLSAACATSAHCIGAAADLIRHGAQDVMFAGGGEELHWTMSVMFDAMGALSTGFNDRPAVASRPYDAQRDGFVISSGGGMLVLEDYDHAIARGARIHAELLGYGVTSDGADMVAPSGEGAVRCMHMAMQGLSQPIDYLNTHGTSTPLGDVTELGAVREVFGDNVPPLSSTKALSGHSLGAASVHEAIYSLLMLRDGFMAGSAHIDELDPRAEGFPILRETREATLNTVMSNSFGFGGTNGALVFGRV
- a CDS encoding GIY-YIG nuclease family protein, with protein sequence MADTRSPVRSEFAALAHADWDSLFHGPSVVYLLAHARREAFYIDVASGLGAISDTRRRIIAQQEASLPRERVMPLLLVWFEACTDLAAAQARAKQLRAWPHAWRRQLVETLNPAWIDLDAYALGFPGALAQVGERHAQCRDLQNPEDVEGT
- a CDS encoding M3 family metallopeptidase is translated as MTNPLLDLSGLPSFDAIRPEHVGPAIDRLLADAEAVVKTAEQVSPVSWDSFVVPLDDATERLWRAWGQVGHLQAVVNTPELREAYNSNLPKLSRFGSALAQNLALYAQYKALAESPEAAHYDAARRKVLENALRDFRLGGAELDDASKARFAQVQEELSALAAKFSQNVLDATDAWSYVSEDESELSGLPVEVVAAARAAAEKDGVPGWKLTLQMPCYLPVQTDADHRELRARLYRANAERASEFGDAALDNSANIDRILALRAELAQLLGFASYAEYSVATKMAQSPDEVMGFLRDLAVRAKPYAQRDRAELEAFARDELGLDELQAWDLAYASEKLKQARYSFSEQEVKQYFTEPKVLAGLFDVIHSLYGLTVKPDSAPVWHEDVRFYRLEDAQGELVGQFYLDLYAREGKRGGAWMDDCRNRRDTANGVQTPLVYLVCNFGRGSGDTPATFRHGEVTTLFHEMGHGLHQLLTRIGELGVAGINGVEWDAVELPSQFMENFCWEWERVQAMTAHVRTGEPLPRNLFERLLAARNFQSGMFTVRQLEFALFDMQLHSSFDPLQDSVLQLIERVRDEVAVNRPPAWNRFPHQFSHIFAGGYAAGYYSYKWAEVLSADAYAAFEEAPEQVADTGARFRHEVLSRGGSRSAADNFRAFRGRAPSIDALLRHNGMAG
- a CDS encoding PLP-dependent cysteine synthase family protein translates to MSQRQWVAAAIQKIEADFNRSADTHLIPMDLPGYPGIDLYFKDESSHPTGSLKHRLARSLFLYALTNGWLRAGRPVIEASSGSTAISEAYFARLLGVPFIAVMPASTSPEKIAAIQFHGGRCHLVERACDLDSASHQLARETGGHFMDQFTYAERATDWRANNNIAESIFKQLADEPHPIPEWIVCSPGTGGTSATLGRYVRYRRHATRILCVDPEVSVFFDGYCRAVDGQCPKELAITGGSRIEGIGRPRVESSFIASCVDMMIKVPDALSLAAMRHVSATLGRRVGGSTGTNFVGVLQAAQRMREAGRSGSIVTILCDAGERYAHSYYDPAWYVARDIDVTDSDAAIAIAVSGGDLPTLPCAALE
- a CDS encoding CopL family metal-binding regulatory protein; this translates as MLRCLLRLLLCLCLVANTATGAWASVGMAMPAMASGAMAQAASAAQASMPAAMPCHADMQPTAAVPTHDNDKHAHAADCCKLGSCDCLQHCSLALLTLPAVPAGLLGHSALPANLAEGRSSPLPEQPVRPPIA
- a CDS encoding copper resistance system multicopper oxidase, with product MGRSGDVMSFDPNSFDPPSNGGLSRRRFVQGITLGGVAATTGLWRSDARASNPVNTPVLRGSSQSLQIGRMPVNLTGRARTAITVNQSLPAPTLRWREGDMVSVRVRNALADQPTSVHWHGLLLPANMDGVPGMSFDSIAPGQEYHYRFALRQSGTYWYHSHSMFQEQAGLYGAIVIDPLTPPPYRHDREHVVLLSDWTDLEPAALFRRLKQMPSHDNYAQRTVGDFLRDAREDGMRATLADRGMWGRMRMTPTDLSDVNANTYTYLLNGVAPAGNWTGVFKPGEKVLLRFINGSSMTYFDIRIPGLRMTVVAADGQYVHPVSVDELRIAAAETFDVIVEPIGQDAFTLFAQDMGRTGFACGTLAVRHGLQAPIPALDPRAILTMQDMGNGDGMAHADHAMHGGDAMQGDPHAAHAMAMPMAATHMHGHANQTAQNKAPHHPASEDGNPLIDMRSNATAPRLDDPGVGLRDNGRRVLCYADLHSVFDDPDGREPGREIELHLTGHMEKFAWSFDGIAFASAEPLRLQYGERLRIVLVNDTMMQHPIHLHGMWSDLEDADGNFQLRKHTIDMPPGTRRTYRVRADALGRWAYHCHLLYHMEAGMMREVRVEA